From the genome of Vulpes lagopus strain Blue_001 chromosome 2, ASM1834538v1, whole genome shotgun sequence, one region includes:
- the KDELR1 gene encoding ER lumen protein-retaining receptor 1, which produces MNLFRFLGDLSHLLAIILLLLKIWKSRSCAGISGKSQVLFAVVFTARYLDLFTNYISLYNTCMKVVYIACSFTTVWMIYSKFKATYDGNHDTFRVEFLVVPTAILAFLVNHDFTPLEILWTFSIYLESVAILPQLFMVSKTGEAETITSHYLFALGVYRTLYLFNWIWRYHFEGFFDLIAIVAGLVQTVLYCDFFYLYITKVLKGKKLSLPA; this is translated from the exons ATGAATCTCTTCCGATTCCTGGGAGACCTCTCCCACCTCCTAGCCATCATCTTGCTACTGCTCAAAATCTGGAAGTCCCGCTCTTGTGCCG GGATTTCAGGGAAGAGCCAGGTCCTGTTTGCTGTGGTCTTCACTGCCCGGTACCTGGACCTCTTCACCAACTACATCTCACTGTACAACACGTGCATGAAG GTGGTCTACATTGCCTGTTCCTTCACCACAGTCTGGATGATTTACAGCAAGTTCAAAGCCACTTATGATGGGAACCATGACACATTCCGAGTGGAGTTCCTCGTTGTTCCCACGGCCATCCTGGCATTCCTGGTCAACCATGACTTTACCCCTCTAGAG ATCCTCTGGACCTTCTCCATCTACCTGGAGTCGGTAGCCATCCTGCCACAACTGTTCATGGTGAGCAAGACAGGCGAGGCAGAGACCATCACCAGCCACTACCTGTTTGCTCTGGGCGTCTACCGCACGCTTTATCTCTTCAACTGGATCTGGCGCTACCACTTCGAGGGCTTCTTCGACCTCATTGCCATCGTAGCAGGCCTAGTCCAGACTGTCCTCTACTGCGATTTCTTCTACCTCTACATCACCAAAG TCCTGAAGGGGAAGAAGCTGAGTTTGCCGGCGTAG